A single region of the Solwaraspora sp. WMMD406 genome encodes:
- a CDS encoding LacI family DNA-binding transcriptional regulator: MDPGSAYPSDEPAADGVRDRQRRGRRRRELSVATIAELAGVSKPTVSKVLNGRSGVALDTRRRIEALLREHGYQRPGSATPAAGIEVVFYQLESHLAIEILRGVEQVASAHELSVGFTEARGRTVPGRSWAEQLLGRRPVGVIAVYSAFTPEQHAQLAASAIPLVALDPIGEPLHPTPSVGATNWNGGITATRHLLELGHRRIAVISGPADSLGARARLEGCRAAMDASGLRLDEALVRSGRFFFEDGQELGRQLLDRPEPPTAVVCGNDLQALGVYTAAWRLGLTVPRDLSVVGFDDIDNARWCCPPLTTIRQPLAEMAATAARLILDLAAGRPATNTRIEIGTTLVVRESTAAPRMGSD; encoded by the coding sequence GTGGACCCAGGCTCCGCGTACCCGTCAGACGAGCCGGCGGCGGACGGCGTACGCGATCGACAGCGCCGCGGCCGCCGTCGCCGCGAGCTGTCCGTCGCGACGATCGCCGAGCTCGCCGGCGTCTCCAAACCAACGGTCTCCAAGGTGCTCAACGGCCGGTCCGGAGTCGCCCTGGACACCCGACGGCGGATCGAGGCGCTGCTACGGGAGCACGGCTACCAGCGCCCCGGCAGCGCCACCCCGGCCGCCGGCATCGAAGTCGTCTTCTACCAACTGGAAAGCCACCTGGCGATCGAGATCCTGCGCGGGGTCGAACAGGTCGCCAGCGCCCATGAGCTCTCCGTCGGCTTCACCGAAGCGCGGGGACGGACCGTACCGGGCCGGTCCTGGGCCGAGCAGCTGCTCGGCCGCCGGCCCGTCGGGGTGATCGCCGTCTACTCGGCCTTCACCCCCGAACAGCACGCGCAACTGGCCGCCAGCGCCATCCCGCTCGTCGCGCTCGACCCGATCGGCGAGCCGCTGCACCCCACCCCGTCGGTCGGCGCGACCAACTGGAACGGCGGCATCACCGCCACCCGGCACCTGCTCGAGCTCGGCCACCGGCGGATCGCCGTGATCAGCGGACCAGCCGACTCGCTCGGCGCCCGGGCCCGGCTGGAAGGCTGCCGGGCGGCGATGGACGCCAGTGGCCTGCGCCTCGACGAAGCCCTCGTCCGCAGCGGCCGGTTCTTCTTCGAGGACGGCCAGGAGCTGGGTCGCCAACTGCTCGATCGACCGGAACCGCCGACGGCCGTGGTGTGCGGCAATGACCTGCAGGCGCTCGGCGTGTACACGGCGGCCTGGCGGCTCGGGCTGACCGTCCCGCGTGACCTGAGTGTGGTCGGCTTCGACGACATCGACAACGCCCGCTGGTGCTGTCCACCACTGACCACGATCCGCCAGCCACTGGCCGAGATGGCCGCCACCGCGGCACGGCTGATACTGGACCTCGCCGCCGGACGGCCGGCCACCAACACCCGGATCGAGATCGGCACTACGCTGGTCGTCCGGGAGAGCACCGCCGCACCACGGATGGGATCCGACTGA